GTTTCTTTTTAAATTTTTAGATGGCTGTATTACTGCTTCAAGACAGATTGCAACAATTGCTTCTGTTATTATTTGTGCAGGTATTATTATTGGAGTTTTAAATGTAACTGGAGTTGGTGTTAAAATAACTTCAGCAATACTATTTTTATCAAATGGGGAACTTTTTGCAGCTTTACTTCTTACTGCTATTGCTTGTTTAGTTTTAGGTATGGAAGTTCCTACAACAGCAGCATATATCATCTGTGTCTCAATTGCTGGACCTATTTTAGAAGAGTATGGTTTAAGTGCAATTCAAGCACATCTATTTATTTTTTGGTTTGCTCTTTTATCAACTATTACACCTCCTGTTTGTGGAACAGTATTTATTGCTTCTGGTATTGCACAAACAAACTGGTTGAAAGTTGCCTCAAAAGCTATGAAATTAGGAGTTGGTTTATATATCGTTCCTTTAGCTTTTATAGTAAATCCTTTTTTAATAAAACCAGATACTCACTTCTCTTTTGCTCTTTTATCTTTTGTAAAGATTGCGTTAGGACTTTGGTTATTATCTAATGCTTTGGTAAATGATAAACAAAAAACTTCTATAAGAATAATATTTGCTATTTTGGCTTTAATAATAGTATTTATTCCTTTTCAATAAGCTACTTTTTTAGTAGCTTATTTATAATAATTTAAGCATAGAATGTTATATTTCTTTCATTAAAAATATGAAGGAAATTTATGTCAAATATTATAATTAGAGATGCAGTAGTTGAAGATTCTCAAACTATTTTAAATTTTATTACAGAACTTGCTATTTATGAAAAAGCTGAACATGAAGTAAAAACTAATGTGGAGCAAATTAAAAAAACTATTTTTGGTGAAAACTCAACTGTTAATGCTTTTATTTGTGAAGAAGATGGAGTTGCAATTGGTTTTGCAGTTTATTTTTATAACTATTCAACTTGGCTTGGAAAAAATGGTATTTATTTAGAAGATTTATATGTATCTAAAGATAAAAGAGGTGTTGGAGCTGGAAAAGCTATCTTAAAGCATCTTGTAAAAAAAGCTTATGAAGAAGGTTGTGGAAGAGTAGAATGGTCTTGTATAGATTGGAATACTCCTTCAAGAGAATTTTATGAATCTATTGGTGCAGCATCACAAGAAGAGTGGATTGGTTATAGATTAGAAGGTGATACTTTAGCAAATTTTGCTAATAGTTAAAAGAAGTAAAGATGGAAGAGTTAGATCTTTTTTATTCACAAATGAGTGAAGCTTCAACTTTAACAAAAGAGAAAAAGTTTGAAGAAGCATTAAATCTTTATGCAAAAATTTTTGAAGAGTATTTGGATACAAAAGAAGAGAGAATTAAAGAGTATCTTCCTTATACTTTATATAACAAAGCATTAATCTATGCAAACAAAAAAGAGTATAAAAAAGAGTTAGAGCTTTATAATGAACTTCTTTCAAAATTTATCTCAAATATCTCTTCTGATAGTGAGCTTATTTTTTCAAAAGCTTATATGAATAAAGCGGTTTGTATTCAAGAATTAAAAGGGGAAAGAGACTCTTTAGAAGTTTATAAAGAGTTTCTTCAAAACTTCAAAGAGACAAAAAATAAAAAGATATTAGAAGATATTGTTCAAGCAAAATATAATCTAGCTTTTTTATTAGGAAAAGAAGAAAAAGATAAAGAGTCAATTGAAGCTTATGAAGATTTAATTGCTACTTTTAAAAACTTTGAAGAGGAATATTTTTTAGAGTTTGTAGCAAAAGCTTTAGTAAATAAAGCAAATAAACACAAAGAGCTTTATGAGTTTGATAAAGCTATTGAACTTTTTGATGAGGTAATTAAAAGCTATCAACAATTTGTAAGACAAGTTGCAATTTCTTATCATAATAAAGCAGCTATCTTAGCAGAACTTCAAGAAGAAGAGAAGTTGAAAACTATTTGTGATGAGATTATTGAGAAGTTTTCAAATGTTCATGATGAATTCATCATGAACATTGTATCTTCAGCAGAAGTTCTAAAAGATAAGGACAAATTTAACAAAAACTGTTTTTAATGACCTCGTCCTAACATCTCAGATGCTTCCATTACAATCATGAAAGCATCTTTGTCTGTTTGTTCAATAATCTCTCTTAACTCTCCCAGTTTTTTCACATCAATAACCATAAAAATAAGAGTTTTATCATCTTGTTTATTTAGAGCATCTCCTTGAATAAGTGTACCCTCATGTCCAAGTCTTTTAGTGATCTGCGCTCCTAACTCTTGTGGTTTTGAAGTTGTAATATGAATAACCTTTGTAGTTAAAGTACCAGTTAATACAATATCAATAGCCTTTGCAGTTGCGTAAATACTCATAATACTTAAAACAGCTTTTTCAAAATCTTTAAATACATAAATAGAGCTTACTACAATAATAATATCACTAATAAGAATTACTTGAGCAGGTTTAATATGAGAATTTGAAGCTATGATTTTTGCAATAATAGTTGAACCACCTGCACTAGAGTTTCCTTTGATTATAAAACCTACACCAAAACCAATAATTACTCCACCAAAGATAGCAGCAACAAGAATATTTGAAATAAGTAAATCAAAGTTTAGTGTATATGAAAACAAATCAATAAATATAGAGATTAGTGCTACAGTGATAACTGTTTTTAGGGCAAATAACTTTCCAAAATATTTCATTCCCCAAATTAAAAGAGGTATATTTATTGCAATAACCATTGTTCCCACAGAAAAATCACTTAGCTTATGTAATAAAATTGCAGCTCCTGGTGTTCCACCCGTAGTAAAGTTGTGAGGAATAAAAAATAGTACAACAGAAATAGAGATACAAATAGTACCAAGAAGGATATAAAAAATATTTTTCAATTCATTTTTATTAAAAATTGTTGACATATGTTCCTTTCTTATTTTTTTGGATTATATCAAATTAATTAAAAGAATTCATAAGGTATTGAAAAAGAGGGCTATTTATGATAAAGTAGTAATAATTAAATAACTAGGTTTTATATATGGGAATTTTTCAAAAAATCATTAGAGCAATCGCTCATGCCTCAATGCCAATTTATAAGTTTGAAAACAATGCAATAGCCTTTAAAACGGATACAGAAGAGTATTTTGAATATGAGCTAAAAGATTATGATATGAAAACTAGACATGATCCTTTTGTAGTTGATGCTTATACAATAAATAATGATGAAATATTTTTAGAATATGTAAAAACTGATACAAATACAGCTTGGAATGGACAAGCTTTAAGTATGTATGAAGACTTCTTTAAAGAGAAGTTACAAATAAAAGAGTTTGAAACTTTAGAAAAAGAAGAGGTTTCAAATTATACTTTTAAAGTAAAAAAAGTTGATGATGTTTTTATTCTTCATATAATTTATATTTGGGCTGTAAATACTGATGTATTTATAATTGATATGAAAGGTGATTTATATAAAAAACTGCTTGCTGAATTTGAACTAGATTATAAATATAGATTTGAAGAGGAAGAGAAAGGTCATGTTAATTTTAATATCTCTTTAGTAAAAGAGAATTGTTTAAAAGGATTTTTCAATGCGAGTAATTAAACATTTATTTCTTTTATTGTTAACAACAATATTTTTTTATGGTTGTTATAGTATAACTTCTTATTCAAATAGTACACAAAAGCTAACTTTTGTAAAGGATAAAAGTCCTTTTATCTCAATAGAGTTTTCTACTCCAAGACAAAACTACTACTCTTTTTCCTCTTGTGTTGATGATTCATATACTATTCAAGATATAAATAAAGAGTATGGAAAAATATTTTTAGAATATATTGATTTAAATAGTGCTTGTAAATGGTCAGGACTTCCAGATAGTTTTTTTGAGACAAGTGTAAATTTTGACTTGAAGTTAAAAGCTTTTGAAGTTGTAGAAAAAATTAATAGTGGAGCATACAGTTTTAAAACTTATAAAATCAATGATGAGAGTTATTTAAGTGCAGTTTATTACTCTACTACAAATACAAATATTTTCTTATTAGATTATGATGGGAAGTTTTATACTAAAATGCTAAAAAAAATAGACCCAAGTTATGAAAATAAATATTTAAATAAAAAAAGATTTGAAGGTGACTATACAAGTAGCTTAGTTAGAAAAAATATTATTGAGAGCTATTTTAGATATGAGAAGCTAGAGCTTTAAGTTCTTTAAGAACTTAAAACTTTTAGTTTCCAAATACTTTTTTTAGTAAAGAAGTAGTTTGTTCTACAGGATTTTCTCTGATTGAAGCCTCTTTTTGTGCAATCATTTTAAAAAGACCATCAATGGCTTTATTTGTTACATAATCTTCAAGATTTTCATCACTTGCACTTGGAATATATTTATCTGCACCAAAACTTTTTGCAAAATTCATAACTGAACTATTATCCACATAAGCTTTTCCATACTCTTTATAATATGAGTTAAAACTATTATAATAAGTAGAAACACTATTTTGCTCCATTGTTTTTATAACAATTGGTTTAATCATCTTTTTTAAAGCATCATTTGTATTTTCTTGAAAATAGTTTGTTGCTGAGTGTTCATCTCCTGCAAGGATTTTTTTAGCATCTTCTAAACTCATTTTTTCAATGGTATTCATAAAAATCTCAGCAGTT
This sequence is a window from Halarcobacter bivalviorum. Protein-coding genes within it:
- a CDS encoding tetratricopeptide repeat protein; this encodes MEELDLFYSQMSEASTLTKEKKFEEALNLYAKIFEEYLDTKEERIKEYLPYTLYNKALIYANKKEYKKELELYNELLSKFISNISSDSELIFSKAYMNKAVCIQELKGERDSLEVYKEFLQNFKETKNKKILEDIVQAKYNLAFLLGKEEKDKESIEAYEDLIATFKNFEEEYFLEFVAKALVNKANKHKELYEFDKAIELFDEVIKSYQQFVRQVAISYHNKAAILAELQEEEKLKTICDEIIEKFSNVHDEFIMNIVSSAEVLKDKDKFNKNCF
- a CDS encoding DUF4197 domain-containing protein; translation: MNKKAIISSLVLCSSLSFAFDFNALTKDVVDTLTKDSTKKEQTVTTSSLSQDTVSQGLKEALKVGVDYAVKNLGAENGYLNNSLVKIPLPENLQKVEAIIRKSGGDKIADDLINSMNRAATNAAPKTAEIFMNTIEKMSLEDAKKILAGDEHSATNYFQENTNDALKKMIKPIVIKTMEQNSVSTYYNSFNSYYKEYGKAYVDNSSVMNFAKSFGADKYIPSASDENLEDYVTNKAIDGLFKMIAQKEASIRENPVEQTTSLLKKVFGN
- a CDS encoding GNAT family N-acetyltransferase, producing MSNIIIRDAVVEDSQTILNFITELAIYEKAEHEVKTNVEQIKKTIFGENSTVNAFICEEDGVAIGFAVYFYNYSTWLGKNGIYLEDLYVSKDKRGVGAGKAILKHLVKKAYEEGCGRVEWSCIDWNTPSREFYESIGAASQEEWIGYRLEGDTLANFANS
- a CDS encoding YitT family protein, with amino-acid sequence MSTIFNKNELKNIFYILLGTICISISVVLFFIPHNFTTGGTPGAAILLHKLSDFSVGTMVIAINIPLLIWGMKYFGKLFALKTVITVALISIFIDLFSYTLNFDLLISNILVAAIFGGVIIGFGVGFIIKGNSSAGGSTIIAKIIASNSHIKPAQVILISDIIIVVSSIYVFKDFEKAVLSIMSIYATAKAIDIVLTGTLTTKVIHITTSKPQELGAQITKRLGHEGTLIQGDALNKQDDKTLIFMVIDVKKLGELREIIEQTDKDAFMIVMEASEMLGRGH